One stretch of Arachis duranensis cultivar V14167 chromosome 1, aradu.V14167.gnm2.J7QH, whole genome shotgun sequence DNA includes these proteins:
- the LOC127745635 gene encoding serine/threonine-protein phosphatase 7 long form homolog — translation MWRPETHSFVLPVGEITITLEDVAHIFVLPIDGEPVSGWKDSSSDFVQSQSIAIFGHQPALSSSSKSYIKLGWVRTIRDVEPLDTDESIKRYVRCQIFCLLGSTLFTDKSTAYAHAKYLPLLRDFKRIHTYSWGSACLAHLYRALCRASRYDTKEMNDPLNLLFVWTWERLSCIAPVPRQSLPPAEIPVAMRWSHSH, via the exons ATGTGGAGGCCAGAAACTCATTCGTTTGTATTGCCGGTGGGTGAGATTACTATAACACTGGAAGATGTCGCTCATATATTTGTCTTACCCATTGATGGAGAGCCTGTGAGCGGATGGAAAGATAGTAGTAGCGACTTCGTACAGAGTCAGAGCATCGCGATATTCGGTCACCAACCGGCTCTCAGTAGTTCTTCAAAATCTTATATTAAGTTGGGTTGGGTTCGGACTATTAGAGACGTAGAGCCATTGGATACCGATGAGTCTATTAAAAGATATGTCAGATGCCAGATATTTTGTTTGTTGGGTTCAACCCTATTCACGGATAAGTCGACCGCATATGCCCATGCGAAGTATCTACCCTTGCTTCGCGATTTCAAGCGGATCCATACTTATAGTTGGGGGTCAGCATGTCTCGCGCATCTTTACAGAGCATTATGTCGTGCATCACGATATGATACTAAGGAGATGAATGACCCTCTTAATTTGTTGTTTGTTTGGACATGGGAGCGACTGTCGTGTATTGCGCCCGTACCCAGACAGTCCCTTCCACCAGCTGAGATACCAGTTGCCATGAG GTGGAGTCATTCGCATTAG